CGGGCTGGTGCCCACGCCGAGGCCGAGTCGGTTGCCCGTCAGGGCGGCGATGGACGATGCCTGCTTGGCCACCAGCGCGGGTGGGCGGATGGGCAGCTTGAGCACGAAGACGTCGAAACGCAGCGTGGTCGTCACCGCGCCGAGGGCGGCGGCAAGTGTGAGGGCCTCGATGAAGGGCTTGCCGTCCAGGAATTCGCGACTGCCATCGGGTGTGTACGGATACTTCGAATCCGATTCGTACGGGTAGGCCAGGCTGTCACCGATGACCATGGCGTTGTAACCCGCAGATTCGGCGGCCTTGGCGAGCGGGATGTAATACGACGTGTCGGTCATCGCCTCGGCGAAGGTGAACCGCATAGATTCCTCCTTGAATGCGCGGTTGGTCTCGGTACTACGCACTCTAGCGGTTGCGAAATCTGAACTCGCATATTGGTTTTGCGGTGTCAATGAGCCTTCTCGTCGGCCCCGGCGATGGCGAAAAACACTGCCGGAACAACGATTTCGACCGCAAGCATGACAATCCAGAAGGGGTGCGGCTGTCCCCTGTCGATCAGCGAGGCCACTCGGCCGAGCCCGCCCACCAGCAGGCCCGCTGCCAGGAATCGGATGGCAGTAGCCGGGATGGGCGACTGCCGGGCGGCCCAGATCCACGCCAGGCCGTAGACGGCGAACAGTCCGGCGAAGAATCGCTCCTGACTGTCGGTGCTCGCGGTGATCTCTCCCCCGCCGAAGACCGTCTCCGCACCGCCGATGACGTGATATAGGCCGATGGCCAGGCAGATCACGCCGGTCAGAATCGCCAGGTACTTGAGTGCTTTGTCCATCTCCGCGTCCTTCGTGATCTCCGATAGAGTTGATAGAACGTTCTAGTGAGACCGTACAATGCGACGTAGCCGCGTACAAGGCTTCTCGAAAGGACGCGCCATGCCCGCCGATACCCGCGATCGAATCGTCGCCGCCGCCTGCGAGCTGTTTCGGCGGCAAGGCATGACGGGCACCGGGCTCAAGCAGATCGCGCAGAGTGCGGGTGCACCCTTCGGGTCGATCTATCACTTCTTTCCCGGCGGTAAGGCGCAGTTGGCCGATGAGGCCATTCGTGCTTCCGGTGTGATGTACCGAGATCTGGTGCTGGCGATCTTCGACCAAGCCGGCCCGGACCTTGCTGCCACAATCCGAGGCGCCTTCGCGGCCGCGGCCGACAACCTCATCGCGACCGACTACGCCGACGCGTGCCCCATCGCCACGATCGCACTGGAGGTCGCGAGCACCGACGAAACGCTGCGGCGTGCCACTGCTGATGTGTTCACCGACTGGATCGAGCAAGGCGCCGAGCGCATCGCGGGATCGGGTCTGCCGCCCGAGGTGCGTCGCCGTCTCATGCTGGGATTCATCACCAGCTTGGAGGGCGCGTTCGTACTCAGCCGGGCGTTGCGCAGTCCCGAGCCGCTGTTGGCTGCGGGTGAGACGGTTGCGGCCGCGGCGACATCGGCGCTGGCCGCAACCCCGGAGTAGGGCAGACGGAACAAAACGGACCGCAGTCCGGTTAATGCTGGCATAGAAACGCCACAAGGAGGTTTTGCATGCCAGCCATCACCGTGTCGGCACAGGACGCCCTGACCCTGCCGCGCATCCCAGCTCCCGAGCCTTCCGATACCGAACGTCCGGTGCGCTCCGTCACCAGCGGGCCGCGAGGATACGAAGGTGAAGGCTTTCCCGTCGTGCGCGCCTTCGCGGGTGTGCCGTCCTCTGAATTGGACCCGTTCATCCACATGGACCAGATGGGAGAGGTCGAGTACGAACCGGGCGAACCTCGTGGGACGGATTGGCACCCGCACCGCGGCTTCGAGACGGTGACCTACATGATCGACGGGCGGTTCGCCCATCAGGATTCGCACGGAGGCGGTGGACTCATCCACGACGGTGCCACCCAATGGATGACCGCCGGCTCGGGAATTCTGCATATCGAAACTCCCCCAGCCGAATTGGTGGAGAGCGGCGGAATCTTCCACGGCATCCAGCTCTGGGTCAACCTGCCGGCCCGCGACAAATTCCTGACCCCCGCCTATCAGGCCATCGAGGGAGCCGAAACCACGCTGGTGAGCTCGCCCGACGGCGGAGCATTGGTACGGATCATCGCCGGCGATG
The nucleotide sequence above comes from Mycobacteroides saopaulense. Encoded proteins:
- a CDS encoding pirin family protein, which encodes MPAITVSAQDALTLPRIPAPEPSDTERPVRSVTSGPRGYEGEGFPVVRAFAGVPSSELDPFIHMDQMGEVEYEPGEPRGTDWHPHRGFETVTYMIDGRFAHQDSHGGGGLIHDGATQWMTAGSGILHIETPPAELVESGGIFHGIQLWVNLPARDKFLTPAYQAIEGAETTLVSSPDGGALVRIIAGDVGPHHGPGSTHTPITLAHASIQPGAQLNIPWNRDFNALVYVLSGRGTIGALGHPIQQGQLAVLGPGDRITVGADTEQDSNRPALEVLLLGGRPIRERVVAYGPFVMNTKAELIQAVEDYQAGRFGAIPPNALMPHVAR
- a CDS encoding TetR/AcrR family transcriptional regulator produces the protein MPADTRDRIVAAACELFRRQGMTGTGLKQIAQSAGAPFGSIYHFFPGGKAQLADEAIRASGVMYRDLVLAIFDQAGPDLAATIRGAFAAAADNLIATDYADACPIATIALEVASTDETLRRATADVFTDWIEQGAERIAGSGLPPEVRRRLMLGFITSLEGAFVLSRALRSPEPLLAAGETVAAAATSALAATPE
- a CDS encoding DUF4345 domain-containing protein → MDKALKYLAILTGVICLAIGLYHVIGGAETVFGGGEITASTDSQERFFAGLFAVYGLAWIWAARQSPIPATAIRFLAAGLLVGGLGRVASLIDRGQPHPFWIVMLAVEIVVPAVFFAIAGADEKAH